The segment TCAGATGATCCCTGTTTCAGAAAATGCCAAAAAAGAACTCCCAATATCACCTCCACTCTTTGCTCGATGCGTCGTCGCATTGATGCCGCAGCGGTTATTGCAAAGGTTAGGGTAACCCCGGCGGCGGCAGACGTAAGTCAATACGAGGGACAGGCGTCCCTCGTATGTGTAGCATCTATAATTAGACCGGAGGCTGCAGCCTGGGACAGTTCACCGGCGCTGCCGCAGACCACAGTTGAGTCGTATCAATGAGAGAAAAGAACGCCGATACGGATGATCGGACGGGTGGCGATGAAAGGCCGGCCTGCTGTTAGAGGAGATGCAGATTGCCATCGGGAGCACTTGCAGCGATGGAAAGGCTCGTTCTCTGGAGGCACAAAGCGCTCAggcctgtgtctctgtgtgctgtgatctctctgatgtgtgtgtgtgcgtcaggttGGAAGTTCGGCGCCGTCATCGGCCGCTCCGGCGCGTTCCCGGCCGACTGCGTGCACCCCGTCGCTCCCCCCGGCTTCCTGTCGCTGCCCCTGGGCCGCCAGGCAGaccccccggggggggcggggcagttCGCCGCGTCGTCGGCCATCGCCGTTGCCGTGGCGTCCGCCGCGGCGGCGCACGAGATAGATCACACGATTGAGGTACGCGGGCACACGTCCTCTGTCCGACTGACCTGTCagattgggtttttttttttttcactggcaATCTTTTGAATTTCAGAAGGTCTCATTTGACGGCTTCCCCGAAGGGGATCTGGACGAGAGGGACCTGCAGGACTGCAAATACGACATGTTGGAGTTTGCCAAGATGTTCTTCAGACAGGCGACCAGGGGGAAGGGGTGAACAGACGtgcacaaagcacacacaaaaacatcacacaatttgtatgatttcattttgaagcACTCGACCATATGATACTTAACACTTCTAATTCAATAAATTTTTTGACTAATGAAACATTGGAGTCTTTGTTTCCATTTAATCCATTTAACAGCAATGATTGCTTTGTTAATTCGACAGACACATAAGCCCAACAGTGTGTGAAATAATTATAACCGACTCAACTGGAAGCAGCTGCAACATTACAGTTTAGCGTTAATAATGATTGACTGAATTGAAGAAAATACTAAACATTGATACACCAATCAGCATAATGAGTATATGTAAACACATTTTGTCCCTcatacttttattatttatatccttattgaattaaattaattttgaaTGAAGGACTTTGACTTGCAAAGTTTTGCAGAGTGGAATTACAACTATTAATGGAGTAACTTATCTCACTACTTCTTCCAACATGTCTCAGAGATTCCCTGAAGAGCAaaagcagaaatcgagactccaGAGAGCCCACTGAAATGATCAAGTTCTCCAAGGTGCCTTTCTCCCCTCAACAACTTAAAATACTCTTAAAAAATACATCTTCTGTGTGTCGTGTTGAGCTGTTTGTGTGATACTTTTTGTCCCCCTGCAGACTCCTCTGACTGAGTCTCTAATAGAGTTTACCGATGCAGCCATGAACCGGGTGGCAGCGGATCTCTTCCTGTGTAAGTTCTCACCGTCTCTCATCTCTCCTCTAATTACATCTTCTTATTGCATTTCTCTCATTACACCGGGGGCTCCGATTCATCCTCGGTTGAAATTAGACGTGTATCAGATTTTAAGTGCTGGATGTCAATACATCAGATTGTTGCTGACCTGCatgagtgtgtttgttgtgtaattCGTACAGCGGTGATGCGTTTCATGGGGGACTCTCCATCAAAGGGATTGACGGAACAGGAAGTGGTCAACAGCATCCTCAAAGTAAATAcacccctcttttttttcccctctcaagCTAGTATTTTCTCTTTGACCGTTtgctggtgtgtgcgtgtgtgtgtgtgttctcgccTCAGCTCATAGGAGAGTTCCCCTTGATGAGGGACGAGGCTTACTGCCAACTCCTCAAACAGCTCACGGCAAACACCAGCTCCAAACCGTGAGTCCGATTTCCCACACGaacaacaaaccaacacacactgcGCTCCTCTGCGTTTTTCTCATGTCCTGTaaccccctgtgtgtgtgtgtgtgtgtgtgtgtgtgtgtgtgcgtgtgtctgtgtgctctgGTGTTGTTCAGTGACAGCTGCCAACGAGGTTGGAGGCTGCTGTACATCCTGACCGCTTACCACCGCTGCTCTGAAGTCCTGAAGCCCTTCCTGCTGAAGAGCCTGCAGCAGGCCTCTCGCGGCGCAGGCGCGCAGTATCAGGGTAATAAAACCGCCGCCATCGATGAGTGgacggcggcgggcggcggcggcgccaccAGCGTGTAATGTTCCCTCACTGTGTGCTAGGCATCGCTAAAGCGTGCGAGCAGAACCTGAAGAAGACGTTCCAGTTCGGAGGACGCGTCGTTCCACCCAACAGCATGGAGCTGAAGGCCGTGATGGTCAGTGCTTCATTGGAAAGTCACTCATTCTCCTGAATAGCCACATATAAATCCATTTTGTTGTAAAtatgatattatttattatgtaaGCTGCACATTTATCTGGTAGGACAAGGACAAGCCCaataaagtttttcttttttttacattttatgaaaAGATTGAAAATGGTATATATTTATTGTCTTGTATCTCGAGTGTATTCCTTTGTGCCACAGAGCTCCATTGTCGCTCagaaaaactattaaaaacacactttatgGCGCTTTGCTTTCATTACAATGAACATGGGCACTGCCGCTTGAAAATACCCCCCAAAAATATAGAATTTAagtggtttttaaaaatctatttagaAACCGCTGGGTTTCTAAATCATTTTGGATGATCAGTGAGGTCAGAATGTGTCCGTAGTCCGACATGTccagtgtgtgtacagtatgtttcatttgtccccAGGCCGGACGTAGTTCAAAGCGTCAGCTGTTTCTGTTCCCCGGAGGCATCGAACGTCACGCGAAAATCAAAACGTGCACCGTGAGTGTTCGGCGAGCAGTTCAGCGCCGCCGTGGTCCTGGCGCGCCTCTTGATGATGTCGTGTTTTCATCAGGTGGCCCTGGAGGTGATTGAGGAGCTCTGTTATGAGATGGGTTTGCACAACTCGGAGGCCATGGAAGAATATGCCATATTTTTAGTGACCAACAGAGGTGAGCTGGTCTTCTGCCTCGCCGGGTCATGTGGGACGTTGCGTTAGTGCACAAGGGGCCGTCTTCTCGTCGGGGTCACTGGAGCAGATCCCCTCACAGATCACATGACTGTTCTCTGGTTCCTGGCTGCGGGAGAAAGTCACACATGAGTCCTCGTTGGACCGCCGCAGCAAAATAACGACGGCGGGATCGATCGCGGTGTCATCTTTCCTCTTCATTAACCGTTAACGTGCCATTTGTTTGCATGAGCCACAAGTTATCAAACTCTCATCATCAGATCAATACAGAGGTCCAGAATATGCATAATCCGTCTAAAGGGACCACTCTCTTTTTCCTGATGAAATGCAGAAGCAGTCATTGTTatggttgttgttgctgtgcaCAACTTTGTCATATTGATGTGCGCGCCGCTCCAGCTGCTTTGGTCTTAATAAGTTCTGAATGCTGAAAGCTCCAGCGCTGATTAGGTCCACTGGAGCGTTGATGCGGAGCTCTTTGCATTCTGTTGTGGTTTTGTCTCCTCCCCCCGTAGCATTAAATATCTCCACATGACAACAGCTGGCAGCTGATGTTGCTTGTGTACTATTCAAGAGCACAGCAGGTCTACACAAGTATTGGCTTTTCACTGTGTTTATGTACGTAATTTGCATTGGATTTAAACTAGTGTTTGCTACAACTTGTCAGGTTCTGATTGAATAAacaatgtcatgggaaaaaaagtaaatatatgtTAGTGtgaaaaacattgctgaaaaatTCGCTAAAAAAATATTCCATCCTTCATTAGTTTTAACTTGCAGTTTAGGTGATCGTGCAGATATCTGTATAATGTAACGTGCGTGTGTTCAGGTCAGAACGTGCGTCCTCTGAACAAACACGAGTACATCCTGGACGTCGCCACGGAGGCCGAGGCCGTCGACGCCAACTACAGCTTCTGGTTCAGGCGAGTCGTCTGGACTCAGGCGCTCAAGTTGGACAACGAGCTCCGCGTCGCCATGCACTACAACCAGGTGAGTACACACGCGGTGCCTGCTGCCCGAAACACCAGTGCGCGCGGGAGTGACTCCGTGTGTCTGTTCCTGTGTGCACTTAGATCCTGCCGGACTACCGCAAAGGCCTCCTCAACGTTCTCACGCTTGGGAAAGTGAGCGACCAACAGTTCCATCAGATCTCCAAGCTGGCAGCTCTGCAGCACAGAGCCAAAGACGTGGCGTTCACCCCGAGCATGTGAGAACACAACGCAGCTTGGATCACTTCAGCGGTCATTACTGGGTTCATTGCACTTGCTGATCTTGATCATATTAGTGGCCGTCAACATTAAGCAAAGGACTCTTCCGATAAATGTCACGTTTTTCTAAAACATTCATCCACGACACTGTAAAGTCTTTAAAATAACCTTAAGCTAGACTTTCTATACTTTAGCACAACAAGCTCTGCTCCAGCTCTCACTCATGTTTCCAGCATCGTTGTCTTGTAAGAAGTCACACGGCACAATAACAGACAGACATGATCAAGCTAAAGGCAAAGAATAAAGTTTTACTTCTCCGTAGAGTATAATGTTGAAAGGACTGAGGCTGTCAGTTGTAAAAATGAGCAAATTTAACACATGCACTTTCAAGGTGAAGTGATGTAAGTACATTAGCTCATGTTTAGTTTAATATTGGTGTCCACATTAGTCATTTagacacaaaacatggggaaATAGGTTTGAAAATATTGACGTTACCCTTTAAACAGAGATAACAAATATACACATACGGCATATGTATGCTTATATATATCTGCTTATTCCCTCAAACGTTTCCACAAAGCAGCCGTTGATCCCATCTTGTTTTAATAATCAACACATTCGCTGTGCTTAAATCTGCTCCACAAGTTTCTCCTGCTTTTGCTCCCCTTTTATCCTTCAGATTCTTGTTTTGGCAATTAGAGCGATTAAATAATGTTCATCCATTATTTCAGGCTCCATTTAACCTTCGCTGTTTCCCAATTAACACCAATCCAATTTAATTTGAACATTGACCAAAATATAAAAGTTAAGTTAGCATAATTTTCATGTAAAATCCATTTTACCTGCAGATTATTTGAGGTAAATTAACTTTTAACGCAGTCTAGATGCATGTCTaatgaagacaaaataaatagttGTTACAGGACAATCAATGTTTTTTCAACATGATGAGAGAAAGCAGTCAATAGTTTTACTGAGTTTATGGTGTAAAAAACATGTTCTTTTAGCGATCTTGCTGCTGTTATcagtgtctctcacacacagacacacacacacacacacacagagtcaaacAGCAGAACAGAAACGCCTCACGGAGTAAAATCGTCCTGAGAAATGCTAAGAAATCACTGAGTGAAGCCGACTCCTGTTCATCTTCTTGTCTCCTCTAGACATGAACTATCGGAGTACATCGCCACACCGCTGTTCAAAAAGCAGCCACCCCAGCAGTGGGTTACCATGGTGACGCAGCACATGCAGCAAGTGCAGAACCTGAACCCGCACCAGGCTAGAGCACAGTTTCTGGGTAAGAGCTTCTGTTGACAACTGCCATCTGGGctgaactgtgttttttttgcagtgtgcaCGGATACAAATGTGACAACCAGCTCATTCTCTTGTCTTTGTGCGTGCAGGGTTGATCAGTGCGTTCCCCATGTTCGGCTCCTCGTTCTTCTATGTCcaaagcagcagctccaccaccttCTACGCCCCATGCATCATCGCTGTCAATCAACATGGGCTCCACTTCctgcacaaaaatacacacgTAAGACTAGAGTGACATAGCAGTttcagcatatatatatatatatatatatatatatatattataataatccGTCTCTTTGGTGCAGGAGCTGATGACGATGGTCCCCCTGGTGGAGGTGCAGTCCAGCCGCACCCAGAGGCCCACTGCTGGAAGGAGTTACCCGTACGTAGACCTGACCCTGGGTGACATGAGCACACAGCGGGTCATTCAGCTACAGCTGGAGCAGGTATTACGCAAACACAGACGAGGGCACTCTGCAGAGGCCACACGCGATGCCTCGCAGTGAGTGGACTCGCTGCCACGTTGCTGTTCTCATGCTGGCGGTGTTTGTCCACAGGGCCTGGAGTTGTGTCGAGTCATCGCCATGCAGGTGGAAAACATGATGTCCGCGCAGGAGCGGCGACTCGCCCTGCCACCCAGCGAAATCACCGTGTTGTAGCACGGGCTTCGTTTGAGTATGAGCAGAGTGATGAGGATGAAACCTGTGTAAATAGCCTACCTCTTCTGGCCTTCAGGTGTTTTAATAGTCTATGTGAATGAGTATGTTTACACTGAAGATTTACACTACTTGATTATTATACTGCGTTGACGGTACAAAATCCATACTGTGGACAGTCAAAAGTAAATATTAGTTAATGTTTCTTTCAGGTTGATACCTTTATTTTTTACACGTGCTACCGTAGTTTTAATCGATGTACAGAAAGGGTTAAGCTTCATAGGCCATGCCTTGTCATTACAAAGTTTTATAACTGTTACTAATATGTAACAtggtttttttaatcttttttaatttaGATTGTTTATTACAAACACTTGATGGTAGTTAAACCGTTTTTGTATTCATACAATGTCATTGCATCAACTTTCTCGTTTTGTAAAGAATATTTTGTCTAAATAAATTGACAGCAACGAATATGAGCACTTCTGCTTATtacacacatcaacacaataGAGTACACTACAATAATAGGATTACTAAGAGCTCAGTGGGACCAAATTAGCCGTTTCTCCAAAAATGGATTTACCCGTTTGCCGTCAGGCATTCCGTCACGTGACAGTACGCCCCGAACTGCAAGGTCAACACTGCGCACGCGCGGACGTGTGGCAGGTTACACGAGTTTATTTCCAGCCTTTTTttaggaggaagggggggggtctgtagaCGGGCTACCGGAGTGACCGTTGTCATAGCCTTCGTTGCGAACACAACAATGTGTTCCTTAAAATCTCGGAGTTAACCCGAGGGGGGAAACGCCCGCGGAGCACCGCGGTTTGGGAATCTAACGGTGACACGTGAAATGTCGTTGCGTGGCTCGTCGGCATTTCCAGGCGGTAACGGACAGACCAAGCCAGGCTAGTTTTAAGCTAACGGCAGCTAGCTCGTAGCCAAGCAACTCGGACAACGTTAGCTTCTCGTTAGCCTCTCCGTATGGCCGCGCGCGTCCCGTAGTGTGTCGACGCGGTGTGTTTTGTTCGCGGCTCCCTGGCTGTGACGTTGCCGTACGCGGCTTGACAGTGTTTTCCCACCCGGGGCCGCTGTGTGCAGCTTCCAAAGGCTCGTCTCCCCCGGGGGAGCGACGCAGTGGACGTTGGCTACACGTGTGTGCTGCTTGGGCTAACATCTAACGTTAGCTGGTCCGTTAAAACGGTGCCGAAATGCGGCGCTGATACATGCTAACGGTTAGCTCGGTGGCTCACGTCGCACTTCCAACGgtcgttgatttttttttttcttctttttttttccaccccacTCCGTTGGTTGACATGGCGTCCAGCGGATACTCTGACCTGAGGGAGAAGCTCAAATCCATGACTCCGCACAGAGACGAGGCGAAAAGCAAATACGCGGACGTGGAGAGCAACGGCAGCGGAAAGGGACGCAAGCGCAAGCTCCGGGAGtccgacgacgacgacaataataacaacaacaacaacgactaCGAGCACAGCGACGACAGCGCGGAGAGCCGGGAGCAGGAGGCCGTGCGGGTGAAGAGCAGCATCCTGCAGGAGAGCATCTTCACGCCGGAGGAGTGCGCCCTCATCGAGGAGAAGATCGACGACGTGGTTTCCAAGGGGGAGGCGGGACTGTATCGCGAGCACACCGTCGACAGGGCGCCCCTCCGCAACAAGTACTTCTTCGGGGAGGGGTACACGTACGGGTCCCAGCTGGAGAAGCGTGGGCCGGGCCAGGAGAGGCTGTACCGCAAGGGGGAAGTGGACGACATCCCCAACTGGGTGCACGAGTTGGTGATCAAGCGTCTCGTGTCCAGCGGGGTGGTCCCGGAAGGGTTCGTCAACAGCGCGGTGATCAATGATTATCAACCGGGGGGCTGCATCGTGTCACACGTGGATCCTCAGCACATCTTCGCGCGTCCCATCGTCTCGGTGTCCTTCTTCAGTGACAGCGCGCTCTGCTTCGGCTGTCGCTTCCAGTTCAAACCGATCCGCGTGTCGGAGCCGGTGTTCGTCCTGCCCGTCAGGAGAGGCAGTGTCACGGTGCTCAGGTGACCGTGGCTCTCCTCGTTGCTGTCCTCCCATCGATTGCAGTATTGTTCAAATATGTGGCTGAGGGCTCACGGCCTCTTTCTCTCCGTAGTGGCTACGCTGCTGATGACATCACCCACTGCATCCGCCCACAAGACATCAAGGCCCGACGCGCTGTGATCATCCTCAGAAAGTGAGTCCACGTGCTAATTCCCCaaagtatttttgttattcaaatCTGTGTCTGATCCTGGTGCCCCTTCCGCTGTTTGCCAGGACCCGACCAGATGCTCCTCGGCTCGATTCTGACAGCGCTTTGGCTGTGGAGAGACCTGCTCCCCTGAAAGCCAAACGCtctcatcaccaccaccaccaccaccatcatcatcatcgtagAGCAGATCCTGATGCTGCTCACAGGTATCATTCACTGCTAAACTCTTCATGAGTCCAATCAAAGCAGATCTGAGCATAACCTTTGATATTTGCAATGACTAAAACGATGGTGCAGAgtcagaagaatgtgttacatttttatatatgatatattgGCCTTGATATGTTGCATCATAATCACTTATGATTTTTTGGCATCTGTCAAGTCTTCAAAGTCATGAATCTAGTCGGTATTTCCTCCTTTCAATGGTGCCGGAAACTAACACTCCCCCAACAACACCGCCCAGGGCATTTAGTTAATGCTGCTTTCAGTCTACTCACTTGCACATACTGACGTACTGACCCCGGGGCCCACTGATTATAATTGGAACACAGCCCAAATCAGTTCATGGATCgggtcttgttgagtagaaaccAAGTGGACTCCTGATGACCTTTTTTGTAGTCTcgttatttgaaagcaatttaaTTGGAGTGCTGTTGTAACCAAAGTCACAAAAGCAATTGCAGTGCGATCGTTTCAAATGTTCAAGCGCAATAATGATCACACCAACATTGtctcctttattttttgttcataCTGTGTGAACTAAGTATTAAATACCCATATAGCATATGAGCGAATTGGAATTAGTGTCAACCTAACCTTGCCACAATGCAACAGAATTTGCTCCTTAGTAACGCTAAATTATGCAATTGATGTGAGAGAGTTTCTGTGGATTCATTGGGAGACGTGTCGCTCACGCCCCgaaaatgtcatttatttagATTTCAACGGGGATATAATTTTAAATCCATCAGTGATTCAGTTCTTGAAAGAACAGACAAAGATCCAAACCTGACCCGGCCTCCGATCCGTTGTCCTCCCGCAGGCCGCGGGTGCTGGAGATGGACAAAGAGGAGAACCGACGCCCGTCGAACTCCTCCCACCACCGTCGTCACAGCATCAGCTCCTCTGAGAACTACTGGAGACGCAGTGACGACTCCAACAAGCACCGCGAGAGTTCAGGGCGCGACGTGAAGATGAGACGCCACTGAGGCCTCCGCTGCCACACGCGTGCACATGCGAATATATATCTTTTATGTATGTCAGGATTGTCACGCGCTTCGATCAGCCATCATTCTCTCCCTCTTGTTTTAGTCTGGCGCGAAGAGGCCAGTCCTCGTTGGTTTTTGATTTGAGCCCGGATGCGTTTGAGtgcgttgtttgtttgttttgggctGACGAAGGTTTCCTGCAAAGTCAAGAGCCTGAAGTTACTGTCTCTAGTCAGGCGTTGTTGTTAAAATGACCTTTAATTAAACATCTATTGTTTCTATATCCATAGATACTTCAAATTGGCATGTATTTTTTGTAACCAAGATGTACAGGccacaagaaaaggaaaaaaaaagatgtatgaaTGGATTTGTATAAAAGAAAACTAATCTTACTTGTTATAATGTACAATACTTTTGTATAGTCTTTGATTGGGGAACTTTTATGCCGATGgaaacatttgattttgtttggcaCCCGTGTTGCAGAGCCTTACCTTTTACCACGCATCCCGATCTTAGTTCACTTtggcctccctgctgctgctgtttcagtTAAAACACCAGGCAGATGTGCAGAAATGCTTTTCTATGTTCTTTTGTTCTTCTGTATGACTCATCTTGGTGGAGGATACAATGTGGCGCAATCTGAAACCTGGGAAACCTAAATTTTAGGGAGTGATAATATCCCAGGCCTTGTTTCAGTTTGACGTGTCGTACCTTGTAAAGTGACGGAGGCCCTGCTTTCCCTGTTCTGTATTAAATCTAATTTTTCCTCATTTACATGGGTGATATTTGGATGAGAAGAAACAACGCGGCCCGATAGGAAAGTCACTATCCGCATTGCTCTGTACAAACACCTTATTTGTTTCTTGCTCCTAGTCGGCCATATTTAGCCGCTCACGGGTTGGTCGGTCTGAAGTTACACATAAACGAAAACAAACTTCAAACTCTTTTCTAGTTATGGTCGCAGGTTTTTCCGGAACTCTGCTCTGAGTTgttgagttatttttttttttatatcccaAAAGTAAAAGTCTGTAGGAGGTTCTTCAAACAGAACGAGCAGCACGCGAGACGGCTTCATGGTGTCTGGTCAGGtagaggaacaacaacaacaacttggaGTGTGTCTCGTGGTGCTCGAGAGTCGGGTTTATGTTTCAAATGAGTTAGTAGCGATGAACCACGGAACCACTTCCTGAAGAGTTTCTCTAAGAATCTACGGGGTATTTCTAAACTCTCTGCACTGTCTACTTTGTCAAAATAACAACTATGATTGTTCATAGAAAACAAAGGGAAACCCCCACAAACAAAACCCTGAATTTGAGGAGTGTGGTTTGCATGTTTTACATTGAGTCGGAGGTGTGTCACGCGTTGTGGGACTCTGTCTCAAGTCCTAATCTTGATTGATAGGTCATGTTCAAGACTTCACTTAGAATatcatttctttaaaacaaaatacttttttgttcaAGTGTGAAGTTTTTTAAACCACTGAAATGTCTGCTTATACCAATTGAGTACAGTATATACTTGTATTGTTCCAGACATGTTCTAGGTTTTCTGTCCATCTTTTGGTTTTCTTGTAGCCCGCTTTGATTACCTGCTGTTAGTAGAGAACTCCCGTCGTCATCTTCATTATAATCTAACAGTTTTTTGCTTTAGAATATTTCTTTGATTGATTCATGTTCTTATTTCTAGGATTATAATATGTGGGAATGGAAAACCAGTTTGGACCTGTGTAATTTCTGTATTTCCATCATAATTCTTGAATCTGTATATAGGTTTGTATATTATGCATCCATCATATTTCCAGAAAATTATttataattcaataaaaaacaaatatgtaaaaagatcactacaaacaaaagggaacagcctcacattcattcatttttttaactcaaaagttaaataataaaatcttcGTATCCAATGCATAAATAGATT is part of the Pungitius pungitius chromosome 9, fPunPun2.1, whole genome shotgun sequence genome and harbors:
- the alkbh5 gene encoding RNA demethylase ALKBH5, whose amino-acid sequence is MLTVSSVAHVALPTVVDFFFSSFFFHPTPLVDMASSGYSDLREKLKSMTPHRDEAKSKYADVESNGSGKGRKRKLRESDDDDNNNNNNNDYEHSDDSAESREQEAVRVKSSILQESIFTPEECALIEEKIDDVVSKGEAGLYREHTVDRAPLRNKYFFGEGYTYGSQLEKRGPGQERLYRKGEVDDIPNWVHELVIKRLVSSGVVPEGFVNSAVINDYQPGGCIVSHVDPQHIFARPIVSVSFFSDSALCFGCRFQFKPIRVSEPVFVLPVRRGSVTVLSGYAADDITHCIRPQDIKARRAVIILRKTRPDAPRLDSDSALAVERPAPLKAKRSHHHHHHHHHHHRRADPDAAHRPRVLEMDKEENRRPSNSSHHRRHSISSSENYWRRSDDSNKHRESSGRDVKMRRH